GGTATGGGGTCCTGGTTTTGGGGTCATGGTTTGGGGTCCTGGTTTTGGCGTCCTGGTTTGGGGTCATGGTTTGGGGCGGTGACTTTGGGGTGCCCCCCGCCCTGAGCGCCGTGTCCCCCTATAGATGGGTGCGTGAGTTCCTCAATGATGCCAACAAGGGGCTGGACGTGCTGGTGAACTACCTGTCCTTCGCGCAGTGCGCCGTCATGTGAGTGGGGGCGCtgggggtcccggggggggggggggggggggagggacacTCTGCGCCCCCCCCATATTGCTGTGTGCCGCCTCTGCGCGCCCCCCAGGTTTGACTTTGAGGGCCCCGACGGCGCTGAGGACGGCGCCCTGGAGAGGCTGCGATCGTGGAGCCGATCCATTGAGGATCTGCacccccccgggacccccccggccccattCGGCAGCAGTTGGACGCGCTCTGCCCGGCACGGCGCCCTGCGGTGCGTAGCGGGGAGGGTGCGCGGCTGCTGGGGGCgtcctctgctgtgtgctgtgctgtgctgtgctgtgtgccatgtgTGCCATCCTCTGCCATCCTCTGCCAGCCTCTGCTGGGTGCCATGTGTGCCATGTATGCCATCCTGTGCTGTATGCTATGTGTGCCACCCTGTGCCAACCTGTACTCTGTGTGCCAtcctgtgctgtgtgccatgtATGCCATCCTGTGCTGTATGTCATCCTGTGCCATCCTCTGCCATCCTATGCTGTGTGCCATGTGTGCCAACCTGTGCCAACCTGTGTCATTCTGTGCCATGCGTCCCATGTGTGCCCTGCCATGCCATCCCATGCCATTCCATGCCATTCCATGCCATTccgtgccatgctgtgccattcCATGCCGTGCTGTGTCATGCTGTGCTATTCCATGCCATTCCATGCCCTGCTATGGCTTTCCATGCCCTGCTGTGCTATTCCATGCCATTCCATGCCATCCCATGCCAttccatgccatgctgtgccagtCCATGACATGCTGTGCCCTGCCGTGCCCTGCTATGCCATTCCATGCCCTGCTGTGCCGTCCCATGCCATCCCATGCTATCCCGTGCCCTGCTGTGCCATCCCACGCCCTGCCGTGCCCTGCTGATCCCTGCCAtgctgtgccgtgccgtgctgtgccatcccatcccatcccatcccatcccatcccatcccatcccatcccatgccgtgctgcgctgtgctgtgctgtgccatcccatcccatgccatgccatgccgtgccgtgctgtgctgtgccatcccatcccatcccatcccatcccatcccatcccatgctgtgctgtgccgtgctgtgctgtgccatcccatcccatcccatcccatcccatcccatgctgtgccgtgctgtgctgtgccatcccatgccatgccatgccgtgccgtgctgtgctgtgccatcccatcccatcccatcccatcccacgctgtgctgtgctgtgctgtgctgtgctgtgccattcTGTGCCCCCTCTCTGTGCCGCTGACGCCGCTCTCTGCCCGCAGTGCTGCGCTGCCGCCTCTCCGctctctgtctgtctgtgcGCCGCTCACCGGTGAGttccccctctgctgctgctctgcctctcttccccccccgccccacattccccccatccccatagcGGTGGGCCGGAATCGCCCCCACaaccgccccccccctccccaccgtgtgccccacagcgccgGGACGCTGCCGAACCGCCGCGCGCTGAAGAACGCCCGCATGGTGAGCAGGAAGGACGACGTGCATCTGTGCGTGATGTGCCTCAGAGCCATCATGAACTACCAGGTGGGGACGGAGCTGGCACTGTCACTGCGCCGCGTGGGGGGGCAGCACGGTGACACTGCCACCATATGAGGTGTGGGGATGGCActgtgtcaccatccctgctcTGGGTATGGGGACATCACTGTGTCACTGCCACTGTGTTGGGTATGGGGACATTACTGTGCCATTGCCACCATAGCAGGCGTGGGGACAGCACGGTGCCATTGTCACTGCGTTGGGTATGGGGACATCGTTGTGTCACTGTCACCATATGAGGTGTGGGGATGGCACTGTGTCACCATTGCTGTGTTGGGTATGGGGACACCACTGTGTCACCACtgctatggggtgggtatggggacAGCACAGTGTCACTGTCACCATAGCAGGCGTGGGGACAGCACGGTGCCATTGTCACTGTGTTGGGTATGGGGACACAGCTGTGTCACTGCCACCATGGGAGGTGTGGGGATGGCActgtgtcaccatccctgctcTGGGTATGGGGACATCGCTGTGTCACTGCCACCATAGTGGGTATAGGGATGGCACTGTGTTGGCTGTGGGGACACAGCTGTGTCACTGTCACTGTGCTGAGTATCAGAGCATCCCTGTGTCACCACCTCCATGCTGGGTATGGGGACATCACGGTGTCACTGCCACCATATGAGGTGCAGGGAGGGCACTGTGTTGGCTGTGGGGACCCCGTTGTGTCCCCGTCACCATGCTGGTTATGGGGCTGCCCCTCTGTCGCTGCCACCACCACAGTGCCGTTATGGCACCCCATGGCGTTGTCACCCACTGTGCCACCtctgctgtgccccccccacAGTACGGCTTCAACCTGGTGATGTCCCACCCCCATGCTGTCAATGAGATCGCCCTGAGCCTCAACAACAAGAACcccaggtgggggggggatttggggtcccacATGGTGGGGGTTGGGTTCCATatgggtgggatttggggtcccacATGGTGAGGGTTGGGGTGCCATatgggtgggatttggggtcccacATGGTGAGGGGTTGGGTTCCATatgggtgggatttggggtcccacATGGTGGGGGTTGGGGTGCGATAcgggtgggatttggggtacCATGAGGATGAGATTTGGGGTGTCTTGTGGGAAGGAATTGGGGTGCTTCACAGATAGGATTTGGGGTACCGTGGGGGTAAGAGATCGAGGTGCCATAGGGGTTAGGTGTTGGGTACCATGAGAGTGAGATATGGGGGGGGCCATGAGGGTGAGGGGTTGGGGTGCCAtgggggtgggatttggggttccACATGGGGGTGTAGGGTGTCACATGGGGGGTTGGGGTGCCATGGGGGAGGGTTGGGTGCCATGGGGGGGTTGTGTGCCatgtggggtgggttggggtgtCACGTGGGGGAGGGTGGGTGCAGTGTGGAGGGGTTGGGGTGTCACACTGGGGGCTGTGTTGCCCaagggggggggttggggtgctGTGTGGGGGGTTGAGGTGTTACGTGGGGGGGTTGGGTCGCCATGGGGGGGGGCTGGGGTGCAATCTGGGGGGGGTTGGGTGCCatatggggggggttgggtgccatatgggggggttgggtgcaatttggggggggttgggtgcCATATGGGGGGGTTGGGTGCCATATGGGGGGGTTGGGTGCCATATGGGGGTTTGGGTGCTGCGCTGTGCCCAGGACGAAGGCGTTGGTgttggagctgctggcagccgtGTGCCTCGTGAGGGGGGGGCACGAAATCATCCTGGCGGCGTTCGATAACTTCAAGGAGGTgaggaggggggcgggggggggggggggggggggggcatcagGGAGGGGGGGGCACCACAACCAAATGCAATGGGtgagcctgggggggggggggcggaggagctgggggggggggggggctgcagggccgggcTGTGTCTGAGGGTCcggggttttggggttgggggggcacCATGGCCATACTGCCCCCCCCCTTATAGGTCTGTAAGGAGAAGCACCGCTTCGAGCGCCTCATGGACTATTTCCGCAATGAGGACAGCAGCATCGACTTCATGGTGCGACcgcagggctgggatgggggggggatgggagatggggggggggtcctacTGATACCgaccccctttcccccccccttttgcAGGTGGCCTGCATGCAGTTCATCAACATCGTGGTGCATTCGGTGGAGGATATGAATTTCCGTGTCCATCTGCAGTACGAATTCACCAaactggggctggaggacttcCTGCAGGTAATTGGTGGGGGGTCCCCCATAGCCCCATTgctgacccccccccatcccgATCCCGACGTGTCCCCCTCTGCAGAAGTCGAGGCACACGGAGAGCGAGAAGCTGCAGGTGCAGATCCAGGCTTACCTGGATAACGTGTTTGATGTGGGGGGGCTCCTGGAGGACGCGGAGACCAAAACTGTGGCcctggagaaggtggaggagtTGGAGGAGCAGCTTTCCCATGTGAGtgcatggggggggggcacctatggggggggaggggggaaggaaggggaatggggggtgggggggggatatgggggggatggtggggcaatgggagggggttggagggggaatgggggatggggggggggcaaatGGGGGGGAGGTTagagggggaatgggggggttggaggcCACTGGAGGAGTTGGGGGGGcaaatggggggcaatggggggagcGTGGCGGGCAATGAGGGGGCTGGTGGGGCaagggggggggttggggggggcaatgggggggtcACGgctctgtccccccccccccccccagctgacagagaagctgctggaCATGGAGAACGAGAGTGTGATGCGCGTGGCggagctggagaagcagctgctgcagcgcGAGAAGGAACTGCAGCTGGTGAAGGtaggggggaaatggggctgggggcgcAGGGAGGGGTCCCAAAcgccccccccaaaccccccatgGATGACAGCTAcccgcccccccccaaaagGAGACCTACGAGCACACCAGCCATCAGGTGCACACCCTGCGGCGGTATGATCAAGGAGAAGGACGAAGCGTTCCGCCGCCGTTACGGCTcggagccccccccccccggcacggagccccccccgccccccacggAGCCCCCCACCCTGGAGGACCCCCTGAGGGTTCCCACGTTAACACAACCTGAAGCTgcgcccccccccgccgcccgccccctccgcccccattgccgccccccgcgccccccacTGCCAGGTGAGGGGctggaatgggggggggggggggggaatgggacCCCCACATGGGGATGAGGACCCCCAAATGGGGATGAGGACCCCCCAAATGGGGCCGGTGCCATCTCTGTTGTCCCATTGCAGGGAAGtgcccccccgctgcccccccaCTGCCGGGGGCTTCACCATCCATCGCCCTCACCGTGGGGCTGTCGGGtaggtgggggtgtggggggggtggggtggggggggcagggagtgtggatttggggtcaatatggggatgggggtggggggagagtgGCCAAAGGGACACGGAGAGGGAGGGGTTCCCACGGCCTGTGACAGCGGGGCTGTGTCCCACTCCCCATACTGGGGGGCTCTGAGCCatccccccccccgtccccccccccatttccccccccatttccccccccccatttcccccccagcCATCCCGGATTAAGAAACCCATCAAGACCAAATTCCGGCTGCCGGTCTTCAATTGGACGGCGCTGAAACCCAATCAGATCAGCGGGACGGTGTTCAGTGAGCTGGATGATGAGCGGGTGCTGCAGGTGGGGGGGGACCCCGGCCCCAAATGCTATGGGGTGggcagtgggggtggggggggtggcaCTGAGCACCCCCCCCATAATCCTATAGGTGTGGGAGGTGGGTTTGGGAGCCCAGACCcaatggctgtggggtggggatgcTGAGCAGCCAGAAACCCTATGGGTGCTGCATGCCTGACCCTATAGATGTGGGGTGGAGGTGGGTGCAGAATGGCAATGGATGTGGGGTGAGGGTGTGCAGGACCCCAAACCCAATGGCTGTGGGGTGGAAGTGGGTTCAGAACCCCAATGCTATGGCATGGAGGTGGTTGcaggaccccaaaccccaatgGCTATGGGTGGAGGTGGGTGTAGGACCTcaatggctgtggggtgggggtgtgcaGGACCCCAATGCTATGGGATGGAGGCGATGCTGACGGCACTgagccccccccaacccccccaacccccccccttccctcagGACCTGGACTTGGAGCGCTTCGAGGAGCTCTTTAAGACCAAAGCTCAGGGCCCGGCGCTGGATCTGCTGTGCCCCAAAAGCAAAGGGACGCAGAGGGCGGCCGCCCAAAGTGACGCTGCTGGAAGCCAACCGTGCCAAAAACCTCGCCATCACCCTGCGCAAGGCCGGCCGCGGCCCCGAGGAGATCTGCAGGGCCATCCACACGTGGGTGCcatggggggcggggggtcaGCAGGGGTTTGGAGGGGGTTGGGTGGGGGGAATGGGGCCGGATGGGGTGGCATGGGGttggatgtggggctggggggctttTGGGGTGCAGCAGGGCCGGATGAGGTGCTGCGTTGCCGGGGGGTTGTGTGGGTTTAATGGGGTTGGCTGGGGTGAAGTGGAGCCAGGAGGGGTGCAGTGGGGTCAGACGGTACAGGGGGCTCAGCTGGAGGGCAGTGGGTTGATTTGTAGAACAGTGGTGGTTGGGTGGTGCACGTGGGGTTCGTGCACAGCGGGGTTGGCTGCCAATGCAGTGGGCTCAGCACTGCGCAGTGGGTCAGCATTGCACGGTGGGTCAGCACTGCAAAGTAGGCTCAGAGCTGCACAGTGGGTCAGCATTGCAAAGCGGGCTCAGCATTGCATTCAGCACTGCATTCAGCATTGCACAGTGGGTCAGCGTTGCACAGTGGGCTCCGCATTGCACTCAGCATTGCATTCAGCACTGCACGGTGGGTCAGCATTGCACTCAGCATTGCATTCAGCACTGCACGGTGGGTCAGCGTTGCACTCAGCATTGCACTCTCAGCACTGCACGGCGGTTCAGCGGTGCACATTGGGCTCAGAGCTGCACGGTGGttcagcactgcccagcagcccccccGCCGTGCCGGCTCCCACCGTGGCTCTGCCCGCCCTGCAGTTTCGACCTGGCCACGCTGCCCGTGGACTTCGTGGAGTGCCTGATGCGCTTCGTGCCCACGGAGGCGGAGGTGAAGGCGCTGCGGCAGTACGAGAGGGAGCGCAAACCGCTGGAGGAGCTGTCGGCCGAGGATCGCTTCATGCTGCACTTCAGCAAAGTGGAGCGGCTGCCGCAGCGAATGGCCATCATGGCCTTCCTGGGCAACTTCGCCGACAACCTGCAGATGCTGACGCCGGTATTGGGGCCGGGGGGGGACCGCGCTGCGCTGCGGGCACTGCGCCGGGGGCTgcggctgctctgctctgccgcCTCCGCCTGCATGGCTTTGCATCGGCCTCATGCGTTGGCATCAcgccttgctttgcattgtcCTCAcgccttgctttgcattgtcCTCAcgccttgctttgcattgtcctcatgccttgctttgcattgtcctcatgccttgctttgcatgcCTTGCTTCACATCGTCCTCACACCTTGCTTTGCGTGCATGCCTTGCTTTGCGTCGTCCCCATGCACTGTCAtcctgccttgctttgcatgcCTTGCTTCACATTGTCCTCACACCTTGCTTTGCATGCATGCCTGGCTTTGCATTGTCCTCATGCATTGCTTTGCATGCCTTGCTCCACATTGTCCTCTCCACATCGTCCTCACACCTTGCTTTGTGTGCATGACTGGCTGTGTGTgcatgccttgctttgctttgtcctcATGCATTGTCATCACGCCTTGCTTTGCATGCCTCACTTCACGTCATCCTCACACCTTGCTTTGTGTACATGCCTGGCTTTGCATGCCCCTCATGCATTGCTTTGCATGCCTGGCTTTGCATCGTCCTCATGTGTTGCTTTGCATGCCTTGCTGTGCATCATCCTCATGCATTGCTTTGTGTGCATGCCTTGCTTCACATTGTCATCATGCCTTGCTTTGTGTGCATGCTTTGCTCTGCATCCTCCTCATGCACTGTTTTGCATGCCTTGCTTTTCATCATCATGCGTTGCTTCGCATTGTCATCATGCATGGCTTTGCGTgcatgccttgctttgcatcCTCACGCATTGCTTTGCACGCTCGCTGTGCACACCCCTGCTGCATGCTTTGCTCTGCAAGCTCTTTGTGCAcggcagctctgcagacacGGACCTGGGGGGGTGCAGGGGGGGCACTGTTGGGGGGCgctgccccactgaccccccccccccccgctgtccccgtgCAGCAAACTCAATGCCATCATCGCCGCCTCCGCCTCCGTGAAGTCATCCCAGAAGCTGAAGCAGATGCTGGAGGTGTGCATGGGGGGGGGTcggtgatggggggggggtctgagTGCctcctgaccccccccccaccatcctggcacccccccctcccctgcaCAGATCATTCTGGCCTTGGGGAATTACATGAACAGCAGCAAACGGGGCGCAGTGTATGGCTTCAAACTGCAGAGCCTGGACCTGGTGAGCGGTGCTGGGGGGGGCAgtgatgggggggggtcctggtggggGTCACTGAGACATCCTGGGGGGGTCCACGGGGAAGATCTGGGTGGGTGTCCTGGGTGGAGCTTCGTGGTCCTgaggggggtcctggggggcggggggggcacccCTGGGGGTCATTGGGGGAGCActtggggggtaatggggtggGGACTCCCGGGGACTTCCTTGGGGGTGGTCCTGGGGTGCAGGGGGGGGTCAGTGGGACGACCTTTGAGGGTTCAGGGGGGGACTTCCCAGAGGTGTCCTGGGGAGGGGGTGCTGGGACCTCAtggggggggtgaggaggggggtcctggtggtcccaacccccccccccccccttttccccctccctgcagctcctggacaCCAAATCCACCGACCGAAAGCTGACGCTGCTGCATTTCATTGCTCTGACGGTGCGGGAGAAATACCCCGAGCTGGCCACCTTCTGGCAGGAGCTGCACTTCGTcgagaaagcagcagcaggtccgaaaccccccaaaccccccaacccccccagcacccccccccccacgcctCGGGGACGCCCTGAgcgccccccccaaccccaatccctgCAGTGTCCCTGGAGAACGTTCTGCTGGACGTGAAGGAGCTGACGCggggcatggagctgctgcGGCGCGAGTGCGGTTTGCACGACAGCAGCGTCCTGCGCTCCTTCCCTGGCGGGCAGTGAGAGCAAGCTGGAGAGGCTGCAGAAGGACGCACGCACCGCCGAGGTGGGGGCCGTGCAACCCCTGCGTGCTCCTTGCGTGCACGCTGCTCTGCAAACCTCAGCAAGCGTGGCTTTGCTCTGCATTgctctgcattgctttgcattgctttgctctgtattgctttgcattgctttgctctgtattgctttgcattgctttgctctgcattgctttgcattgctttgctttgcattgcattgcattgctctgcattgctttgctttgcattgctttgctgtgctttgctctgctttgctttgccttgcattgcattgctttgctctgcttgctctgcattgcattgctttgctctgcattgctttgctttgcttttcgCTTTGCTTTGCAAGCGCCCCAGCACgctgcttgcttgctttgtgtCTTCCTTCTGCATGCTTTGCTTTGCACGCCTGGGCACTTGCACGCCTTGTCTTGCAGGTCCTGCACGGCCCCCCTCCCCGTCAGGCCCTGCCTGCACGCCGTGGGTCCTTCCTGGCCCCTCCAGGTCCTTCATGCCTGCATGCTTTGCAGCATCACGCATTGCTTTGCACGCTTCTTGAGCTCCGCATGCCCCTCGTGCTTTGCTTTGCGTTGCAGTTTGTGCGTTGCTTGCTTTGCATGGCCTTTGTGCATTGCATGCCTTGCACTGTGCGCTTCTTGagccccctctgctctgcatggcTCTGGACTTGTGTGCTTTGCTCTGCAAGCTGCCCGTGCACTTCTTGCTTTGCACATTTCTTCTGTATGCATTGCTTTGCACCTCCCTTGTGAGTGCCTTGTCACAAACCTTGCTTTGCATCCTCTGCATGCATTGCTTTGCACACTTCCTGAGCACAATACTTTGCATCCTCCTCATGCATTGCATTCAATGCTTCCCGAGCACTTTGCTTTGCATCCTCTGCACGCGTTGTCTTGCGATGCACGCCTTGCTCCACAAGGCCCTCGTGCAGATCCGGTCATGTATACTTAGCCATGCACACAGCTTTGCACGCCCCTCGTGCACCCCctgctgac
Above is a window of Gallus gallus isolate bGalGal1 chromosome 34, bGalGal1.mat.broiler.GRCg7b, whole genome shotgun sequence DNA encoding:
- the LOC107049717 gene encoding LOW QUALITY PROTEIN: formin-like protein 3 (The sequence of the model RefSeq protein was modified relative to this genomic sequence to represent the inferred CDS: inserted 1 base in 1 codon; deleted 4 bases in 4 codons), producing the protein MGNVESADGEALPRGPGTGGAPGVGGGLSAGKMPMPEPCELEERFAMVLSSMNLPPDKARLLRQYDNEKKWDLICDQERFQVKSPPHAYIQKLQSFLDPGVTRKKFRRRVQESTKVLRELEISLRTNHIGWVREFLNDANKGLDVLVNYLSFAQCAVMFDFEGPDGAEDGALERLRSWSRSIEDLHPPGTPPAPFGSSWTRSARHGALRAGTLPNRRALKNARMVSRKDDVHLCVMCLRAIMNYQYGFNLVMSHPHAVNEIALSLNNKNPRTKALVLELLAAVCLVRGGHEIILAAFDNFKEVCKEKHRFERLMDYFRNEDSSIDFMVACMQFINIVVHSVEDMNFRVHLQYEFTKLGLEDFLQKSRHTESEKLQVQIQAYLDNVFDVGGLLEDAETKTVALEKVEELEEQLSHLTEKLLDMENESVMRVAELEKQLLQREKELQLVKETYEHTSHQVHTLRRMIKEKDEAFRRRYGSEPLRPPPPPAPSAPIAAPRAPHCQGSAPPLPPHCRGLHHPSPSPWGCRPSRIKKPIKTKFRLPVFNWTALKPNQISGTVFSELDDERVLQDLDLERFEELFKTKAQGPALDLLCPKSKGTQRAAPKVTLLEANRAKNLAITLRKAGRGPEEICRAIHTFDLATLPVDFVECLMRFVPTEAEVKALRQYERERKPLEELSAEDRFMLHFSKVERLPQRMAIMAFLGNFADNLQMLTPVLGKLNAIIAASASVKSSQKLKQMLEIILALGNYMNSSKRGAVYGFKLQSLDLLLDTKSTDRKLTLLHFIALTVREKYPELATFWQELHFVEKAAAVSLENVLLDVKELTRGMELLRRECGLHDSSVLRSFLAGSESKLERLQKDARTAEDAYNAVVRYFGESPKTTPPSVFXPVFARFIHSYKDAEQENETRKKQEEVMREKLLAQEAKKQEKRNKWQQQELIAELRRRQAKEHRPVYEGKDGTIEDIITALKSVPFTARTAKRGSRFFCEPAHHEESGS